Proteins found in one Chlamydia sp. 04-14 genomic segment:
- a CDS encoding YihY/virulence factor BrkB family protein, protein MFRKLSIFSKKKKNPKSGFRNNRIIRSFLLAPQVLVRNEVSKEACVLSYYGLFSCIPILVFFLRLSQHLFVNLDWKEWLLVKFPDYKGPILAIVEAAYRSTTSNIGLVLVGSFFVFCWAGILMLLSLEDGLNKIFRTGWTPISVQRLIAYLIITLVSPMIFIIVCGSWIYITQIMPVEYARLFSLSHSITVLYVFSRLTPYLFIYLVLFCCYAFLPRVSVQKTAALIAALTAGTLWIIFQKVFFCLQFYLFNYSFTYGALVALPSFLLLLYLYAMIYLFGGSFTFLIQNQGCNFILPTEKYLPNCYIKLVVCTYILSVISRDFDKASTPPTAKTIAKHSRIPIGEISQCLDVLENEGLILSYKKAYKPTHNISGLTIKDVVEQLLHLKTFNQIHPDTALSLIQSSLRDMFDQATKSPYNLTLSDIAGKIK, encoded by the coding sequence ATGTTTCGAAAGCTCTCGATATTTTCTAAAAAAAAAAAGAATCCGAAATCGGGATTTCGAAATAACAGAATAATCAGATCGTTCTTACTTGCTCCTCAAGTTTTAGTAAGAAATGAGGTTTCTAAAGAAGCCTGTGTGTTAAGTTATTATGGTTTGTTTAGCTGCATTCCGATACTCGTCTTTTTCTTAAGGTTATCCCAGCATCTTTTTGTGAATCTCGATTGGAAAGAATGGCTTCTTGTTAAATTTCCTGATTATAAAGGACCAATTCTAGCAATTGTAGAGGCTGCATATCGCTCTACAACAAGCAATATCGGTTTGGTATTGGTAGGAAGCTTCTTTGTCTTTTGTTGGGCAGGGATTCTTATGCTTTTATCTTTAGAAGACGGTTTGAATAAGATTTTTAGGACGGGTTGGACTCCCATATCTGTACAGAGATTGATCGCATATTTAATCATTACGCTTGTTAGCCCAATGATTTTTATTATTGTTTGTGGGTCATGGATTTATATTACCCAAATCATGCCTGTAGAATATGCGAGACTCTTTTCTTTAAGCCACTCTATTACTGTTTTATATGTTTTTTCACGGCTAACTCCCTATTTATTCATTTATTTAGTGTTATTTTGCTGTTATGCCTTCTTGCCTAGGGTATCTGTGCAAAAGACAGCAGCATTAATTGCTGCCCTAACAGCAGGGACCTTGTGGATCATCTTCCAGAAGGTTTTCTTTTGCTTACAATTTTACTTATTTAACTACAGTTTTACCTACGGAGCTTTAGTCGCCCTACCTTCATTTCTACTTCTTCTTTATCTTTATGCGATGATCTATCTTTTCGGAGGATCGTTTACTTTTCTTATTCAAAACCAGGGATGTAACTTCATTCTTCCTACAGAAAAGTACTTGCCAAATTGCTATATAAAACTTGTGGTATGTACCTATATTCTTTCTGTGATATCGAGAGATTTTGATAAGGCTTCGACGCCTCCTACAGCGAAGACTATAGCAAAGCATTCTAGGATTCCTATCGGAGAGATCTCCCAATGTTTGGATGTCTTAGAAAATGAGGGTTTAATTCTTTCTTATAAGAAAGCGTATAAACCAACGCATAATATTTCAGGACTCACTATTAAAGATGTAGTCGAGCAACTCCTTCACCTGAAAACTTTTAATCAAATCCATCCAGATACAGCGTTAAGTTTAATACAAAGTAGTCTGAGAGATATGTTTGATCAAGCAACGAAAAGTCCTTACAACCTAACTCTATCAGATATCGCTGGAAAGATAAAATGA
- a CDS encoding amino acid ABC transporter permease has translation MEHLAATARVLLRGCGYTLFVSGISILCGSLLGLIIGTITSRYFPCRITRCLGNLYVTVIRGTPLFIQILIFYFGLPSIIRLDPTPLMAGLIALSINSSAYLAENIRGGINALSVGQWESAKVLGYKKSQIFMYIIYPQVFKNILPSLTNEFVALIKESSILMVVGVPELTKVSKDIVSRELNPMEMYSICAALYLLMTSLFSYVARLLEKRRGYDC, from the coding sequence ATGGAACATCTGGCTGCTACAGCAAGGGTGCTATTACGTGGTTGTGGATATACGTTATTCGTTAGCGGAATCTCCATACTTTGTGGCTCCTTATTAGGTTTAATTATCGGAACAATCACATCACGTTATTTCCCATGTCGTATTACGCGATGTTTGGGGAATCTCTACGTTACGGTAATTCGAGGTACGCCGCTATTCATTCAAATTCTCATATTTTATTTTGGTCTTCCTTCCATTATTAGATTGGATCCCACACCACTCATGGCGGGGCTAATTGCTTTAAGTATCAATTCCTCAGCCTATCTTGCAGAAAATATTCGTGGAGGAATTAATGCTCTATCTGTAGGGCAATGGGAATCTGCTAAAGTTTTAGGTTATAAAAAGTCGCAGATTTTCATGTACATTATCTATCCGCAGGTTTTTAAAAATATCTTACCCTCTTTAACAAATGAATTTGTTGCTTTGATTAAAGAAAGTAGCATTTTGATGGTTGTGGGGGTTCCTGAACTTACTAAAGTAAGTAAGGATATTGTTTCTAGAGAGCTAAATCCTATGGAAATGTATAGCATCTGTGCTGCTTTATATTTGCTTATGACATCATTGTTTTCTTATGTCGCTAGATTGCTAGAAAAAAGGAGGGGCTATGACTGTTAA
- the argR gene encoding arginine repressor — protein MKKNVAVDEALKEILNKEGASTQEEICEKLSSLGIAMTQSSVSRWLRKVHAIKIPGEKGARYSLPPSIDESNIKHLVFSIRHNSSLIVIRTAPGSASWIAGLIDNKFSENILGTLAGDDTIFITPIAESMISLIVKDIENFLLVFSD, from the coding sequence ATGAAAAAAAATGTAGCAGTTGATGAAGCTTTAAAAGAAATTTTAAATAAAGAAGGGGCTTCAACTCAGGAAGAAATTTGCGAAAAACTCTCTTCTCTAGGGATTGCAATGACACAATCTTCCGTATCTCGTTGGTTAAGAAAGGTCCATGCAATAAAGATCCCCGGAGAAAAAGGAGCTCGCTATTCTCTGCCTCCTTCAATAGACGAGTCTAACATTAAGCATTTGGTTTTTTCTATTCGGCATAATTCTTCTCTAATTGTTATCCGAACAGCCCCGGGTTCTGCTTCATGGATAGCGGGCTTAATTGATAACAAGTTTTCAGAAAACATCTTAGGAACTTTAGCCGGAGATGATACAATTTTTATTACACCTATTGCAGAGTCAATGATTTCCTTGATAGTTAAAGATATAGAAAACTTCTTGCTAGTTTTTTCGGATTAA
- a CDS encoding amino acid ABC transporter ATP-binding protein — protein sequence MTVKVRNLAYSINDKHILSKVSFSLEEGHITLFVGKSGSGKTTILRALVGLVEPSSGDISIEGETPALVFQQPELFPHMTVLDNCMHPQMIVKHRSKEEAKEKAFDLLKLLDIEDIAASYPHHLSGGQKQRVAIVRSLCMDKRTLLFDEPTSALDPFSTSAFRRLLESLRDQNLTLGVSTHDMHFVQGCLDRVYLVDQGEIVSTYDKRYGALDNDHPLNLYLNSAR from the coding sequence ATGACTGTTAAGGTAAGAAATCTTGCTTATTCAATAAATGACAAGCACATTTTATCGAAAGTATCCTTCTCTTTAGAAGAGGGGCATATCACACTCTTTGTTGGCAAGAGCGGCTCTGGAAAAACAACCATATTACGTGCTCTTGTAGGCCTGGTAGAGCCTTCAAGTGGTGATATTTCTATAGAAGGGGAGACTCCAGCACTAGTCTTTCAACAACCTGAACTTTTCCCACATATGACAGTTTTAGATAACTGTATGCATCCTCAAATGATCGTAAAGCATAGAAGCAAAGAAGAGGCCAAGGAGAAGGCTTTTGATCTTTTAAAGCTTTTAGATATTGAAGACATTGCCGCAAGCTATCCTCACCATCTTTCTGGAGGACAAAAACAACGTGTGGCTATAGTTCGCTCTCTATGTATGGATAAACGCACCTTACTTTTTGACGAGCCAACATCTGCTCTAGACCCATTTTCAACTTCTGCCTTCAGACGTCTTCTAGAATCCTTAAGAGATCAAAACCTTACATTAGGCGTCTCGACTCACGATATGCACTTTGTTCAGGGATGTCTAGATCGTGTTTATCTTGTAGATCAAGGAGAAATTGTTAGCACGTACGATAAACGTTACGGAGCTTTAGATAACGATCATCCTCTCAATCTCTATTTAAACTCTGCACGATAA